The following are encoded together in the Sphingomonas insulae genome:
- a CDS encoding pyridoxine 5'-phosphate synthase has protein sequence MSGPLRLGVNIDHVATVRNARGAGYPDPVRAALLAAEAGADGITAHLREDRRHITDDDIARLSAKLTVPLNLEMAATDEMLAIALRHRPHAACIVPEKREERTTEGGIDAAGQHDRLAPLVSELGAARIRVSLFIEPDARQIDAAIRLGAPVVELHTGRYAELDGAARTEELRRLSDAAALAAKNGIEVHAGHGLTFDNVGPIAAIPQVRELNIGHFLVGEALFAGLGESVRRMREEMDAARG, from the coding sequence CAATGCGCGTGGCGCTGGCTATCCCGATCCGGTGCGCGCCGCCCTGCTGGCGGCGGAGGCGGGGGCGGACGGCATCACCGCGCATCTGCGCGAGGATCGCCGGCACATCACCGACGACGACATCGCGCGGCTGTCGGCGAAACTGACCGTGCCGCTCAACCTCGAGATGGCGGCGACCGACGAGATGCTCGCGATCGCCCTGCGCCATCGCCCCCATGCGGCGTGCATCGTGCCGGAAAAGCGCGAGGAGCGGACGACCGAGGGCGGCATCGATGCTGCCGGACAGCACGACCGCTTGGCGCCGCTGGTCAGCGAACTGGGCGCGGCGCGCATCCGCGTGTCGCTGTTCATCGAACCCGACGCGCGGCAGATCGACGCGGCGATCCGGCTGGGTGCGCCGGTGGTCGAGCTGCATACCGGTCGCTACGCCGAGCTGGACGGCGCGGCGCGGACCGAGGAGCTGCGCCGGCTGTCGGACGCGGCGGCGCTGGCGGCCAAGAACGGGATCGAGGTGCATGCGGGCCACGGCCTGACCTTCGACAACGTCGGCCCGATCGCGGCGATCCCGCAGGTGCGCGAGCTCAACATCGGCCATTTCCTGGTTGGCGAGGCGCTGTTCGCCGGGCTCGGCGAGAGCGTGCGGCGGATGCGCGAGGAGATGGATGCGGCGCGTGGCTGA